The Gordonia terrae genome contains the following window.
AACGCGATCGCCGCCTCGCCGAAGGTGAATCCGCGGCTGCCCTCCTGGAACGGTCTGCACGCATTGAGCGCATCGGTGTCGGTGATGGCGACTCCGAGTTGAACGAACATCGTGACCACTTCCGGTTTCGCCGAGAGATCTGTCGCCACCACCACGACGTCGTCGACGAGGTCGGAGTCGAGCCACGATTTCGCGGTGACGATGGCCGCCGATCCCGAGGTGCACATCGCCGACACGTTGATCGCGGGCCCGTGGAATCCGTATTCCTGCATGAGCAGCGACACCGGAGTCGACGGGGTCACCGAGAGGTACTGCCGTCCGCTGTACCGTCCGACCCCCGACGTCACCATCGGATACATGTCGAGGTCACCGAGGACGCAGGCGTGTACGAGGCCCACCCGTGCGCCCGGCGTCCAGCCCCGTGCCATCGCGTCTTCGATGGCCTCCCGTGCCGCGGCACGCATCGCCCGCGAGAAGCGTGTGCGTCCGTCGGACTGTTCGCCGCCCTCGGGTACCCGCACGATCCACCCGGGTCCGTCCGACGCGGGCTGTCCGGCCCCGGCGGCATCCTGGCCGACCGACGGCCGGCCGCCGCCGAAGCCGAAGCCGTGGTGCAGCGCGGCTGCGGACTTGCCGGACGCCAGACCGTTCCACAAGGCCTCTCGGCCCCAGCCGTAACCGGTGACAGCTCCCAGGCCGGAGATGGTCGAACGCTGAATAGTCATGATCGTGAACTTTCTGTGGGATATGCGATGACGGAGGGTCATCGCGGCCACCCAGGTGGGTGGTCCGCCCTCAGGATCCCGCGCAAACCCGACATTCGGCCAGTTCACGCGGGTATTCGTGGGGTGCAATATCCGTTTTGGCGCACTCTTGCATCTCGCAGCGCGCCCTTTTCGATGACTCGTAGGGGAGGATGAACGGTGGGGGATGACGGTTCGAGGGGGTGACGCAGTGGGACGACCGAAGGACGACGGCGACGACCGCCCCGGACTCGTGGCACCGGACGCCGAGCCGATGGCCCGTCCCAGCGACGCCGCGGTCGCCGAACGCTATCGCCTTCTCCTCGAGCTGAGCCCGGACGCCATCGCGGTCCACCAGGACGGTCTGATCGTCTATGTGAACTCCGCCGCGCTCGCATTCGCGCGCGTCGAGGACCGCAACGCGATGCTCGGTCGTTCGATCGCCGAATTCGTCCATCCCGACGAACTGCCGCAGATGATCGAGCGGATCATCGGGATGGGCGACGAGGCCGGTGCCTCGACCACACCCGAAGAGGTCGTGATGGTCGACGCGCAGGGCGTCGCCCGCCCCATGGAGGTGACCTCGGTCCGCACGGTCTGGCACGACCTGCCCGCCTATCAGGTGATCCTGCGCGACATCACCGCACAGAAAGCCGTCGAATCCGCGCTGCGTCGACAGGCGGCGCTGTTGGATCACGTGAGCAACGCGGTGATCGCGGTCGACGACCAGATGACGGTGCGCTCGTGGAATCCGGCCGCGGAACAGATGTACGGCAGGGGAGCGGCCGACGCGATAGGACGGAATCTCGACGAGGTCGTCGGAGCGCACGTCGACCCGCATGCGGCGGTCTCGCTGGGCGGCACCGTCGATGAGCTCCACCGCCGTTCCGACAACGGGCGATCATTTCTCGCCCACACGTCGGTGACGACCATGGACGACGGCTTTCTCGTCGTCGCCGAGCCGACCCGTCGCCCCCTGATCGAACGGCTGGGAACAATCCTCGCTGCACTCCATCAGGCGGTGATCGTCGTTCGGGAGGACGGCGACATCGAACTCGCCAACCCGGCAGCCGGAACCATGCTCGGTCCCGAGGCGATCCCCGGCGCCAGTGTCCACCAGGTGCCGCTCGACTTCGTCGGTGACGAATCACCGATATCGCGCTGCCTGCGCACCCGTGAAGCGGTCACCGACACGACCGCGACGATCACCACGCCGACCGGCGAACGCTGGCTGTCGTGCAGTTGCCGCCCGATCGACGACGACGGCACCGACGTGGTCGTCCTGGTGTCCTTCGTCGACATCACCGATCGCTACCGGGAGCGCACCCAGCTCGCGTGGGAGGCCGTGCACGACCCGTTGACCGGTCTGTACAACCGATCCGGCATCATCCGCGAGCTCGAATCCCACATGGCCCGGCTCGAGGCGGAGCACGACGCCTGCTGCGTCGCGATCTTCTACATCGACCTCGACAACTTCAAGCTCGTCAACGACTCGCTCGGCCATGCCGTGGGTGACGAGGTGTTGCACGCCGTCGCACAACGATTGGCTGCGGCGACGCCCGACGAGGCGGCGGTGGGCCGGATCGGCGGCGACGAGTTCGTCCTCGTCGCGACCCTCGGTATCGCCTGTTCCGCCGAGGAGATCGAGCAGCAGATCGACGATATCCGCGGCACGGTCTACGAGCCGATCACGGTCAGTACCCGCAGCGAACCGCTCAAGGTCGAGGCGAGTATCGGTGTCGCCACGGTGAAAGCCGGTGACGAGTACACCGCCACCGACCTGCTGCGCGACGCCGACATCGCCCTCTACCAGGCCCGCAAGGCTTCTCGCGCACGCTACGTCCGGTTCCAGACGCAGCACCGCGAAGAACTCCAGCGTCGCCAACGCATCGAGGAAGAGCTCCGACGCGTCCTCGACACCGACACCGAGCAGCTGGAGATCCACTACCAACCCATCGTGTCGACCGGCGACGGCACCCTCGTGGGCCTGGAGAGTCTGTTGCGGTGGCGTCACCCGGAGTTGGGATCCATCTCACCGACCGAGTTCATCCCGCTCGCAGAAGGATCCAATCTCATCGACCGAGTGGGAAACTACGTCCTGGAGACCGCCACCGCCGAGGTGGCCGCCATTCCCGAACTGCGTCGGGTGATGTTGTGCATCAACGTCTCCCGGCGAGAACTCACCAACGGTCAGTTCCCCGAACGGCTCCGGGACACGATGACCCGGTCCGGGATGGACCCCACCGCGTTCTGCCTGGAGATCACCGAAAGCGCGCTCGACCCGCTCGACGGGGACCTGCTGACCCTCTTGGGCAACGTGCGCGAGCTCGGAACACAGGTGTCACTCGACGATTTCGGCACCGGAGCGTCGTCGCTCAGTGAGTTCTACCGCCTTCCGGTGAGCGTGCTGAAGACCGCCAAGTCCTTCGTCGACGCCCTCGAGGAGCACCCCAGTGCGAAGTCGATCCTCGCCGGCATCGTGACGATGGCCCACGCCGCCGGGATGCGGGTGGTCGCCGAGGGAGTCGAGACGGAGTCGCAGGCCGCCATCGTCGCCGAGGTGGGGTGCGACCTCGCGCAGGGGTATCACTACGGCCGCCCCGCCCCGCTGGCGGAGGTGATCGCGTCCGGAGTCCGGATCCAGGCGAATCCCGGTGTCTGGGAGACCGCCTGACCGGTGCCCGGATCCGTCGACCGCCGCGGCCACCCGACACGACGCCTCCCGGCGCGTGCCTGCGATCCCAGCTCGGCTGTGTCCGATAGCGTCAGGCTCGGCGGCTCACGCGAGTAGATTGAGCGCCACGTCGATTACCCGGCGTCCATGCAACCGGACAGCGAGGTCACGGACATGACACACATTCTGCGGTGGACTCCTCCGACGGTCAGGACGACGCCATGACCGACGCGCAGCGCGAAGTCGCCGAACAGCACACGGCGAAGGTCATCGGGGTCACGGTCGCCGCCGCGGTCGGCGGATTCCTGTTCGGTTTCGACAGTTCGGTCGTCAACGGCGCGGTCGACTCGATCGAGGCGGACTTCGGACTCGGCAAGCTCATGACCGGCTTCGCCGTCGCGATCGCGTTGCTGGGCTGCGCGCTCGGCGCGTGGTTTGCCGGCCGGTTGGCCGACGTCTGGGGCCGCAAGCGCGTGATGTTGCTCGGCTCGGCGCTTTTCATCATCTCCGCGATCGGGACCGGCTTCACCCAGACGATCCCCGACCTGCTCCTGTGGCGCGTCCTCGGCGGCATCGGCATCGGCATCGCGTCCGTCATCGCACCCGCCTACATCTCCGAGATCGCCCCGGCCCGGTATCGCGGGGCGCTCGCCTCGATGCAGCAGCTGGCCATCACACTCGGTATCTTCGCGGCACTGCTGTCCGACGCCCTGCTCGCCGACAGTGCCGGCAGCGCCTCGAGCGACTTCTGGTGGGGACTGGAGGCGTGGCGGTGGATGTTCCTGGTCGGCGTCGTGCCCGCGATCGTCTACGGCGTCCTGGCCCTGCTGATCCCTGAGTCGCCGCGATACCTGGTGGGCCGCAACCGCGACGCCGAGGCGGCGCGGATCCTGCAGGAGGTCACCGGCGAGGAGAACCCGCTCGAACGGGTAAAAGAGATCAAGCTGACGGTCAAGCGTGAGGCGAAGTCGTCGATCAAGGACATCACCGGGCCCTCGTTCGGCCTCCACCCGCTCGTCTGGGTGGGTATCTGGCTGGCCATCTTCCAGCAATTCGTCGGCATCAACGCGATCTTCTACTATTCGACGACGCTCTGGCAGTCGGTCGGTTTCTCCGAGGCCGACTCCTTCAAGACGTCGGTGATCACCGCCGTCATCAACGTCGCGATGACCTTCGTGGCCATCCTGTTCGTCGACCGCATCGGACGCCGGAAGCTGTTGCTCGGCGGATCGGTGGGCATGTTCATCGGCCTGCTCATGGCGTGTATCGCGTTCACCCAGCAGATCGGTGAGGGCGAGAACATCACGCTTCCCGACCCCTGGGGCGTGGTGGCGCTGATCGGCGCCAACCTGTTCGTGGTCGCGTTCGCCGCGACCTGGGGCCCGGTGATGTGGGTGATGCTCGGTGAGATGTTCCCCAACCGAATCCGCGGTGTCGCGCTGGGCGTCTGTACCGCGGTGAACTGGGTCGCCAATTTCACCATCTCGATGCTCTTCCCGCCGATGACGGAGGCCGTGGGACTGGGGATCATCTACGGCTTCTTCGCCTTCTGCGCCGCGGCGTCGTTCTTCTACGTGCTCCGCAAGGTGGAGGAGACGAAGGGAATGGAGCTCGAGCAGATGGACTCGGTGGCAGAGGCGAGACTTTCGCAGTTCACCGCGGTCCGCGCGGCGAAGGACAAGGCCTGAATGTTCGATCTCCATGAACTGTCCCGCCGCGTCGTCGCCGCTCCCATGGCCGGTGGTCCGACCACCCCGGAACTCGTGGTGGCGGCGGCTTCGGCCGGCGGTGTCGGCCAGCTCGCCGCCGGGTACCTGACGCCCGACAAGGTGCGCGCCGACATCGCGGCCGTGCGGGCGTCGGGCACCGAGGCCTTCGGCGTCAACATCTTCGTCCCGGAGTCCGAGCCGATCGATCGAGACGCCGTCGCCCGCTACCGCGCCGAACTCGTGCCGTACGCCCGTGGTCTCGGGGTGACCCTCCCGGAAGTGGACGACCTGGGGGAGGACGACGACCACTTCGACGCCAAGATCCGGCTGATGTGCGACGAGCGAATCCCGCTCG
Protein-coding sequences here:
- a CDS encoding beta-ketoacyl synthase N-terminal-like domain-containing protein; protein product: MTIQRSTISGLGAVTGYGWGREALWNGLASGKSAAALHHGFGFGGGRPSVGQDAAGAGQPASDGPGWIVRVPEGGEQSDGRTRFSRAMRAAAREAIEDAMARGWTPGARVGLVHACVLGDLDMYPMVTSGVGRYSGRQYLSVTPSTPVSLLMQEYGFHGPAINVSAMCTSGSAAIVTAKSWLDSDLVDDVVVVATDLSAKPEVVTMFVQLGVAITDTDALNACRPFQEGSRGFTFGEAAIAFTMTNRRADGYADVLGGAMSHDAFHVTSIDPELTSVRSCVEQALTMSGVSGERIRYLNAHGPGTRQCDRAEAAIADTMLPNAEVFSVKPLAGHCQGAAGAVELAASLLGYERGEVPATPRVADAVIPQLLDGRTHLEHGLTLKTSLGMGGHNAAVVLAPHA
- a CDS encoding sugar porter family MFS transporter: MTDAQREVAEQHTAKVIGVTVAAAVGGFLFGFDSSVVNGAVDSIEADFGLGKLMTGFAVAIALLGCALGAWFAGRLADVWGRKRVMLLGSALFIISAIGTGFTQTIPDLLLWRVLGGIGIGIASVIAPAYISEIAPARYRGALASMQQLAITLGIFAALLSDALLADSAGSASSDFWWGLEAWRWMFLVGVVPAIVYGVLALLIPESPRYLVGRNRDAEAARILQEVTGEENPLERVKEIKLTVKREAKSSIKDITGPSFGLHPLVWVGIWLAIFQQFVGINAIFYYSTTLWQSVGFSEADSFKTSVITAVINVAMTFVAILFVDRIGRRKLLLGGSVGMFIGLLMACIAFTQQIGEGENITLPDPWGVVALIGANLFVVAFAATWGPVMWVMLGEMFPNRIRGVALGVCTAVNWVANFTISMLFPPMTEAVGLGIIYGFFAFCAAASFFYVLRKVEETKGMELEQMDSVAEARLSQFTAVRAAKDKA
- a CDS encoding sensor domain-containing protein, translated to MARPSDAAVAERYRLLLELSPDAIAVHQDGLIVYVNSAALAFARVEDRNAMLGRSIAEFVHPDELPQMIERIIGMGDEAGASTTPEEVVMVDAQGVARPMEVTSVRTVWHDLPAYQVILRDITAQKAVESALRRQAALLDHVSNAVIAVDDQMTVRSWNPAAEQMYGRGAADAIGRNLDEVVGAHVDPHAAVSLGGTVDELHRRSDNGRSFLAHTSVTTMDDGFLVVAEPTRRPLIERLGTILAALHQAVIVVREDGDIELANPAAGTMLGPEAIPGASVHQVPLDFVGDESPISRCLRTREAVTDTTATITTPTGERWLSCSCRPIDDDGTDVVVLVSFVDITDRYRERTQLAWEAVHDPLTGLYNRSGIIRELESHMARLEAEHDACCVAIFYIDLDNFKLVNDSLGHAVGDEVLHAVAQRLAAATPDEAAVGRIGGDEFVLVATLGIACSAEEIEQQIDDIRGTVYEPITVSTRSEPLKVEASIGVATVKAGDEYTATDLLRDADIALYQARKASRARYVRFQTQHREELQRRQRIEEELRRVLDTDTEQLEIHYQPIVSTGDGTLVGLESLLRWRHPELGSISPTEFIPLAEGSNLIDRVGNYVLETATAEVAAIPELRRVMLCINVSRRELTNGQFPERLRDTMTRSGMDPTAFCLEITESALDPLDGDLLTLLGNVRELGTQVSLDDFGTGASSLSEFYRLPVSVLKTAKSFVDALEEHPSAKSILAGIVTMAHAAGMRVVAEGVETESQAAIVAEVGCDLAQGYHYGRPAPLAEVIASGVRIQANPGVWETA